From Dermacentor albipictus isolate Rhodes 1998 colony chromosome 8, USDA_Dalb.pri_finalv2, whole genome shotgun sequence:
AACGCGGAGAGAAAGCGAACAACACGGGGGATTCAACCCAACAAGAAATGCTGGGATATGTTTTGGCGGTTGGAAAGAGGGCGCGGCATACACCGCTGTCCACCCGTGCGCCCTTCGCGCTAAACACATGGCCATGACACGACACAACAATACGTGCAGGACAATCAATTTCACGCTCCACGGCTGCTTCCCACTGAAGTTCTAACCACCGAGCTTCGGACGGAGTACTCCGCCAGCACTTCAATGTCTTGCGGGCTGATTTCACACTTCAGCGCgcggaaacacacacacacacgtaaataTCGACAGTCATAAACATCGCTCACAAAGAGGTTGCTACAGGGTCCAGAGGCAACGAGGCAAGCACACCACCCACTGCGGCATCGAACGATCACACTTAAGGCGGGCTACATCGGCTAGTATCCGGGCACTACGTCCATCTCGGCGTACGTCTCCAGCTCGAGGGCGGCAGCCTCCAGCGCCGCCTTGCAGTCCgcccacggctgctgctgctgggcgACGGTCACCGACGACGTCGGGTCGCCGAAGACCAGCTCTCCCGGAACAGTCACGTGGTGGTCGACGACGCACGCGTCGTCGGTCTCGGCGCCCCCGTACAGCAGCTCGAACGTCTGCACCGCGCTCGACGTCGAGCAGCCGACCGCCGGAGTCGCCGCCGCCACCGGAAGACACAGCGACGCCGgctcggcgccgccgccgctgcccgGACCGAAGCACGTCCACCAGTCGGGACTCGAGGTGGACGGCACGGAGCCGTTGACGGTGACCTCTCCGTCGACGACTCCTCCGCCGCTTCCGAAGAGGTCTTCCTCCAGCTGCAGggccgccgcggcggcggcgTCCTCGGAGCTTCGGTACCGGTCCAGCTGCTGCTCCAAGTCCAGGTCGCTCTCGCTGAGGATCCAGGAGAGGTCGTTCTTGAGCGAGTCGCCCAGGTCGCCGCACACGTCGTCCAGGTGATGCTGCGAGGCCGACGCGGTCGCGCCCGCGACGTTTGCCGAGTCCATGACCACGACGGCGGCCGGATCGACGCGTTCCACGATGACGGCGGGCCCGCTGTGCCCCTGGAGCGAGGAGACGACGCTCAGGGCGTGCGCCGCCATCGCCGCCTGCTTGTTCTTGGCGGCGCCTCCGCGGTCCCTCCGGTTCCTCTTGgagctgccgccgctgccgcctcCCGTGCTCGGCGCTGTGGCGGTGCCGGGCGCTCCGGGATGTCTCTGCGCGGGTCGTCGCTTCTTGAAGACGCCGTCGACCAGGGAGTCGGCGTAGACGGGGTCCAGCCTCCAGAAGCCGCCCTTGCCCGGTTCGTCCTTGCTACGCGGAACCTTGATGAAGCACTTGTTGAGAGACAGGTTGTGGCGGATGGAGTTCTGCGCAATGTTTGGAACAAACGGATGAGTGTTTTTTGGCATCGATTGCGGGGCATAGTAGACGAGGTATTATAAATGTCAGCATCAACAAATTAAGCCTTCACGGCAGATTGATTTTGATCTAgctgagcatatatatatatatatatatatatatatatatatatatatatatatatatatatatagtcagctAGACCAAAATCATCGCCATGGCGATAaagcgattatatatatatatgaaagcgGAAGTGATGAAGCGATAACTGGAGGCTGCGATATATGGAGCCCGGGAATGGTTCTCAAGGGAATGGTAGCGTATGTCGAGGGCAATAGGAAGTTGcagtgacgaaaaaaaaagcgacaaaatTTTACAAGCATATGTGATACGTCATATGTATATGCGATAGCTAAGACAAGGTTAATagcatgatgatggtgatgacggtAGCTtatcagtaacaaaaaaaaaaacacccttacCTAGAATGAGTAGCTCAGCTACAGTCTAAAAGAAGTTTACACCCTCCGGGGTTTACTTGTCCCCATTAAAGCGACAATCGTCATCTGACTCGCTTGCGTTTCCGTTCTTCAAAACTCTGCATTCGCGACTTTTCTTGTCAATAATTCTGTGTCACCCTTACGACGCGCATGCATTTCGTGACTGAGGGCACTGGGCACACTGTGTTAAAGTCAGTCCAAAATCAAGAATGGGGCtcacagatggagtagcacactgtggtataaggGTTGTAAACAGGCATAAGGTGCTTCAGAAAGgcgggccaacgtttcgataggaagacctatcttcgtcaaaggcggcctcgtcattctcggcatgcTA
This genomic window contains:
- the LOC135898633 gene encoding forkhead box protein K2-like, with amino-acid sequence MAAADGNVDDALTSLHWLQNLNIMTRIGAPTPPTPPASPPGCGSGCVAAKAALHGSAAAHSAVSRCAAAVAAEEPDYKNQGSSKPPYSYATLICMAMKANKNKMTLSAIYKWIRENFLYYRNADPSWQNSIRHNLSLNKCFIKVPRSKDEPGKGGFWRLDPVYADSLVDGVFKKRRPAQRHPGAPGTATAPSTGGGSGGSSKRNRRDRGGAAKNKQAAMAAHALSVVSSLQGHSGPAVIVERVDPAAVVVMDSANVAGATASASQHHLDDVCGDLGDSLKNDLSWILSESDLDLEQQLDRYRSSEDAAAAAALQLEEDLFGSGGGVVDGEVTVNGSVPSTSSPDWWTCFGPGSGGGAEPASLCLPVAAATPAVGCSTSSAVQTFELLYGGAETDDACVVDHHVTVPGELVFGDPTSSVTVAQQQQPWADCKAALEAAALELETYAEMDVVPGY